The Ptychodera flava strain L36383 chromosome 3, AS_Pfla_20210202, whole genome shotgun sequence region ttttgatatttgactCATTAGGGCATTATTTAATCTTCCTCCAACGCACAAAACACCATTTAAGATGACTGGATTTAACTTACTAAGAGGGCTGATATATCCTTTGCTATCCCGTCTCCTCTTGGCGGTTTCATTGTCGTGATTTCCCGTGGATATGCTTTCCACTGAACCAGTTTAACAATTTCCTTTGTAGCTAGAGTAAGTTCTTGGACTGTTAGTCGGCCAGCTTCGATGGTACCACCATTGCATCTTCCATATTTGGTTATATACTTTTTATACCGTAGTAACAAAGCGACCGATTTTTGAAGCTTATACCATGATGAACATCTATACATTAAGGATTCAAGGCTATCTGAATCATCAGGAGAGTTGTTCTTCTGCATTGCATGAACTTTGGCTTTCTTCAGTTCTTTGTCATCTTCAGGAATTTCTGGTAAATCAGTAGGTTGGGTTGGCCAGCTTGATCGTAGTTACCACAAAAACTGTGGACCTTCATACCATAAATGCAATAATCTAACATTGATACGGTCAAATTGTATACCACATGATGCACAATCTGCAGGATTCAGCTCAGATGGTACATGATGCCATTGGCTTGGTGTCGATGCATCATGAATCACTTGAAGACGATTAGCAACGAATGTTTTGGAACCTCCTCGTTGAGTTACGAATGTACTGTCTTACTATGGTAGAGTCTGTCCAGAACTGCTCCTGATGATTGGTAGTTGTAATTCATCACGAATTTGTTTGCTGATCTTCACAGACACTGTTGCAGTTGTCAGCTCTAGTCTTGGATTGAAACCAAAGTAGGACTCCAATGAGAGAATTTGTCATATCTGGGCCTTGAACGAGCTGATCATTCAGAGATGTACCACCATATTTGGCTGCACAATCAAACACAACTCTACATTTGTCTGGTTTGTGAGGGTTGATTACCGGATGGTGAAGTCAGTACCATACGGGTTGGTCTTTTACCACAGCATTTTCTTTAGGGACTCTCCTTGCATGGCCttgtgaaatataatttttcataGTTGATGAATATATTTCAAGTAGTGTGTCATCTTTTAAGGCATCTCTTTAGCAAGTGTAGTCTCTTCTCAGCCAACTATCTGTTGTTCGGTGATGTGGGTGTATCAAACTGCCATTGGAGTTTCAGTTGATAATGTCCATTATGCAATCAAATAGAGATATCCATGATTGCCTTGGTCTTATATCTTCTAATGACATACATACCTTGGTGTCATTTAGAGATTCACTGAGTCTGTATTGTACATCTGTCCCAATGTAGAAGAAATAGTTTCTGCACACTGGAAATAATTTTTACAGTTGAGGCCTTGGTCCATCTTTACGTAGTTGACATTTGCATCAAGTGTCTTTGATCCAGCCATTGGTCCAATGAGAGTCCAACCAATGAGTGTTTTCACTGCAAAGGGTTGTTTTCTTCCTCCTCGTCGTTCTTTCAAACTCCAATGTGCTTCATCCTAGAGAACATCCTTGAGATGGGATCATCTCTGTGTGTCTCTCGCAGATGAAATACTGTTTTCTGATATCGGAAGCTTGTCTGTTGTCCAAATTTTATCCAGATATACACCAACTGAGTCGTGTAACGATTTCACATCAAGCTGCACTTGTAACCACGTTTTCTCTTTTCATCATTTAATGTTGATAAAGTGTAGTTGACTGACTTCCCATTAAGCTCAAGACGGTCGACTAGGCTATCAAGACATATTTTAGTGTAAGATCCACTGTCGAGGAAGGCGTAGGTTTCGATTTTTGGCCCACCTTTTGGTTTACTGACTCTGACAGGAACGACTTGAAGACTGATGTGAGGTCTGCTAGTCTGAACAGTACCGCAATATGATGTACCACTGGCACCATTGCTCGAGTTTGGAGCATCTCCAGGTGTTTGCAAAGATGAAGGACTGCTTGGTAAAGGATTTGCATTATCACTTGCATTATTTGCTTGGCGTGTGTCAGACGAAGAAATGGGATGCAATAGAGGATGATGGCGTCTTCCACAATTGGTAACAGGGCAGAACAAACCACTCTTACAATTTTTAGTGGTGTTTGGAGGACTTGCTTCAAAGCAACAATCACATAACTTGTGTGTTTTCTGATAAAACCTTTCTTATCATCGTACGATTTTCCTGCAAATCTCCAGCATTTGTCGATTCCGTGTTGacctttacaaaacaaacaccCAGTTTCTGAGTTTTGCCTGTCAGCACGATTAGATTTAGCTGCAGGTTTTGCAAATGTCCTGCTGGTCTTATCAACATTACTACCCTGTGTGGTTAAAGTTGTAACCTTTGTTGATGGTTGCACAAACCTGCCCTTTGTCTTTGGTCTTGCATCTTTATCAGAGTCTGGTTTGGATCCAATCATTTACCGAACCTCGTGTTGGCTAAGAATTCTCTACTTTCTACACATCAAATGAGAGAGTTCAGGTTCAGTTCCGGAATATATCAACTTACCATTTCCTTTGCCCAATCAGCTTGGAGATATGTTGGTAAGCGCTTGACGATTTTTTCCCAAGGGTACCCATGGCGTTAATGTCAGCTCTGTAATTGATCTGAAATGGACTGAGATTGCAACTCTTCATGTTGCAGGCAAGTTGAAGCAATTTGTCTGTTTCAAACCCTTTAAGCTGTGGTCCTTTAAGAACCTTGTCTATTGTGGCTCTAACAATAAGATGTTTTTGCCAAAAGTTTTGATGTAGTATTCTCTTGGCCTCTTTATACCCTTGATCCAGTGGCAAAATGATGCAGTTCTTTATTGCCTCCTTCGCTGGTCCAGTACAGTGCTGTATGAGATATGCTAATCTGGTATTGTAATCTGTGACCTTTTGTTCCACATTCACTTCAAAGTTTTTCGAGAAGACTGGATAAGACACAGGATCTCCATCAAATGACAGGACTTCTCGTTTCGGCATACTCAAATTAAGTGTTAGTGCCTGCATAGTTTCACGTTGGTGTACAAGCATACGTTCAATAGCATCTTGCTGACGATCATATCCTCTACAATTTCCTTTTGGGTCAAATGGATGCCATTCTGGTCATTAGGATTCAAACCTTGTGCTTTTTCCCATCCAGGTCGTGAGTTACTAATATCATGGTCAGGTTTCTGACTTTGAGAATGAACAGGAAAGGACTGGAAATACCTGTTTACTTGTTCCATACCACTTGGCATCTCTGCAGTCTGAGAAACGGCTGACTTATCATCTGGCAATTCTTCAAGTAATGTGCCGTCAATTTCTGCTAATTTCACTTCATGCTCAGCTTCCATGACTTTCATTTCTTGCTTCAACCTATCAAATTCGAAATGTGCaatgaaaatcttcttctttgcGAACTTCGACGCACAATTTGACTTTGAACTTGACACAGAAAAGTTTTCCCTCTTGAAAGAAGACACTCGACTTCCTTGAGCTCTGTTAACATCTTCTCTAGGAGCACTTTTTTCTTACGGCTAGAAGTAGAATTTCTTGGTTAATGTTCTTTACATTGAGAACGATGTGAACGAACTCAAGCTTCGGACAGTGTTTCACAAATGGTTGGCGCAGCAACAGCACTCGCCTTGGCATTCTTCATTGGCAAAAGGCAAGTAAACTGGTCGCGACAAACAATTGTTCGTTTCTGTTTGATTTGTGGAGGTATTGTACTGCTAGTTCCATCCAGTTTCCAAGGCGCTGATccaaacattgttttcttttaatttctgcTTCATACTCAAGTTCGACGTTGTCTCTTTCTTCTTGAGAAGCATACTTCTTGTATTCATGACATGTCCTTTGATAGGAGTCTAACAGTCTAACTATATCCATGCACTTGCACTTAACTTCTTCGTAATGGGTGGACTTCATTAACAGAGTTTCAATTGCCATGTACACTCTATAGTTGGGTCgcaaggtagggttcccatgcaccccatggatgtatttttttaacctacatttttgtaatccttagggtctatatttaatgaattttgatgttcccaaaatcaaatcgtgtcccatggggttcatttggcgccatctttgccgccatcttgccgccatcttggatttcaacaatggggtaggggtcacgtatctaccgctcgacggaaacagaaacaataaaatactataaacgttacatttttagaaagccaagatcatggccttttcattgatatataacttaatagggattaattaatattcgaacgtcgattagactttatatcggccattgaccgtaaatcgtaaaaatttgctaaatttcacacccaataattaagttcacgttcctccaaacaatttttcataaggtatttatatattttttggaagaactcagtgcaataacaagaaaacaagattaaaagtatgtgtcttgagatttagtgggtgcatgagcttgttttcttattacgcggtatgccacatatccgtgtgtaacatgaggggtaggggtaatgtttccctttctgtttcgaatcatgagcgatgaaaccataaaaatgttacattttttgaaagtgctgcatcagacctttctaaaaatatatagatttatgggaaaagttgcatatttaaaagttacaaagcttaaacctttcggtttgtgtcgattttaagtgattttttaagaacgaaattacaacatatggggtaggggtaatgtttccctttctgcctcgaaccatgaattacgaaaccatataaatgttatactgtttgaaagctctgaaatgggcctttccaaatatgtatagttttattgggaaaagtccatattttaaagttacaaagcttatgcctttcagtttgtgtaaattttaagtgattttttaaggacgaaattacaacatatggggtaggggtaatgtttccctttctgcctcgaaccatgaattacgaaaccatataaatgttataccctttgaaagctctgaaattggcctttccaaacatgtatagttttattgggaaaagtccatatttgaaagttacaaagcttaaacctttcagtttgtgtcaattttaagtcatttttttcaaccaaattttaatataaggggtaggggtaatgtttccctttctgccttgaACAATGAATTacaaaaccatataaatgttataccatttgaaagctctgaaatgggcctttccaaacctgtatagttttattggggaaagttgaatatttgaaagttacaaagcttatgcctttgtgtcaattttaagtgattttttgaacaatatgcacaaaacagttagtccgttggccaggtatcgaaatcatcccctcttaGGCATTTTACCcattatgattttctgttagcaagtattctcagctgtcataatctgcttattttccatttaactgatggtgtgtgagagtgtaacgacttgtttgtgaagggctgtcacgccctcagtagtaaaatttgggtaacatatttaccgctagtcaatacattcttagaaagcccagataatccccttaccattggtatacaactaaatggggataaatcgatattcaaacatcgattagattttatatcggacatgaaatgttaattgtaaaattgcttaatttcaaacccaataattcaataattaagttcatgttcctccaaacaatttttacaaggtatttatatatcatttgaaagaacttaatgcaatagagaagtaaaaaacattaaaagagtgtatcttcttgagacttatggggtgcgtcgattgtttacctaatatatggtatgccgtacatccctctataatatacatttaagggataggggtatgggtaatgtttcctctcctaccaaacgcagcgaataaggaagccacataaatatcatatctctgaaacactaacgcagttgtttttccaacaagatatggcttgatggggtaaactcaaaaattatgcagtgacaatgcctaaactcaaaagtttgtgttactttactgacatttacttgttaaaaggaacatagaaaaatactctacaggcattaaatagcactaaaaagctaaaatggtggttaataaaagacgttttactcatttcaataactcaaattagggaaagaaagttaacagctataatatgtcaaaaattatatattccaaacccacaaacactaaattggatgtcatagtcgtcatgcaaagttgatatgacagcagcaacaatcaatcccttttctgtaattgtatcgcgagagatatataagcaataaagcaccactttgaaaggttaccacacggtttcgaccggtaaacaacatatacgcacgaacttcagtcgtgtgtataaggagtgaaatagtcaaaaccgagctcgagtggtgtacctaacttataggggttgtttatcgctatattatatcagtatattgaaacttgtgatgaaaatacaaacaatgtgaaagaaacccactttggagataggaatggcaaactttacagtatatcgtaaatacatgcacagtcacgtgaccgtctgggcaaatcagagctcactattaataatgttacttttaataccacacaggaacacgagagaatcttttatcgctgaaaaccaatcaccattaatccacaatatagcttctccataataagataagatggatcgacaacactttaccttccttaccagaaaacaagagatcataaccaatttttcgaattattttacaacgcagaacactatatactcccaatgaggattacattttcgactgggtactaaattcaatagcaaaataatttggaactaaaacccgaaaagccaaatgtcacagaacgcattcaaattacgcaactaatagtaaacagaaggcgaaaaaacactctctacaccaagcaataagaaggcgagacaaacctcagaaaatgactaaaaaggcttatattcccattgacacctcaatgtttaaaatgccttgtttcttatcatggatgacattaaaccaatgttagaccctgacgtctttgaagcaaagacctacaaacggacgttttagggtcaatgcttgaagataccattcccaccagcatgatcgaatcagagagactagattgatctaactttcgagctagatcagccaccagcagctgagaaaaaataagtcaacataatcatcagagtcaagcgagctagacaacggcttcacatattatactccacagagaggacattcttacacaattcacaaaaagcgttcaaaagcttcgtaaaggcattgttcgcgatcccagggacgggcatggctggttgcgtggcaaatgcaaaatgttagtcatgctgaatcaaggtgtaatcaagtaaaagcttatttatagattgggaaaatcctaatcctgatagtattgatggaatataaactttgtgaaaagttgagaaaatttgccacttctttgatttgtatgttttacattccatgttgtactagcctgtactatacataaacagtcaatacattcggcaagtattctgtgctgttcttttatagttaggtccccgcaatccgagataagtctttctatagtgtcaaccattctcttcgattactgtaatctactccaataaattcccatttaactcatttgtatgattacagggaagcctaagcctatctcttacaatctaagatttgagatatttgacaacaatatgtatgcaattttcattttttcataggcctaaataacacacagaagaaagtcatactcaatgttttgtccaattgaaagtcaaattttcaccgaaacaagtagaggtggcaatctgtaagccaaacgagaattaatattagcaaagatggatattaattaagcctttcccatttccgatcccagttactcatacaacggggtataagcgaaagccaagagtatcgaatgtgttgaaacctaagtggcccctattcagtaccacgtagcctacaggtacaccttaaagaatacttaccaggccaaaataccgagtgttgaattccttcaaagtggcaacacctggaaagacactgcggcaaccaatttatcaccctgatctctaactatttacctctacacccaataaagcaccggactcaagacagttgtacatcacaaacttaagaaagcgatcgaagacactcgctacacagaacgcgggatggaaggctgcaaagacgattcttcaaataggcaaaaaaagaggctaaaaacaacacaaacattcacagcaacgacgacaggtcgggttttcttcctaaactacggtacaaaaccaacccaagggtctttcaaaggccaccgcacttccttaaagcccggctcgaaatggactgggatcatgattagtgccaagtttggttgggcgtttttggggcatggctctgcataatgagtctgttggtaacggttgcgatcgttcgcattatctgcggatctgtttgctctcagatcacgctcaggctcggactaatatagatacgtacagccttcgtttcaaggtttgtttcagtcatgccatggcaaatactcgaaataaaaaagaaaggaaaactatcaacttaatcaaacaagagtttgcttgaatgaattaaCCGatgtttcaggccatatcaacgttcgttatgtgaatgattcagctgctgaccgccatgtacatacggaatattggcgccatctaaagtcgaataattatcaaaaaagtaaaaagcttatatctgggctttctaagaatgtattgtttatggtacttttttgtttttgtttccgactagcggtaaatatgttacccctaacccattcctattttactaccgagggcgtgacagcccttcacaaacaagtcgttacactctcacacaccatcagttaaatggaaaataagcagattatgacagctgagaatactagctaacagaaaatcatagtgggtaaaatgccttagaggggatgatttcaatacctggccaacggactaactgttttgtgcatattgttcaaaaaatcacttaaaattgacacaaactgaaaggcttaagctttgtaactttcaaatatggacttttcgcaataagactatacatgtttggaaaggccaatttcagagctttcaaacagtataacatttatatggtttcataattcatggttcgaggcagaaaggaaaacattaccctaccccttatattataattttgtttaaaaaatcacttaaaattgacacaaactgaaaggcataagctttgtaactttcaaatatggacttttcccaataaaactatacatgtttagaaaggcccatttcagagcttttaaatggtataacatttatatggttttgttattcatggttcaaggcagaaagggaaacattacccctaccccttatattaaaatttggttgaaaaaaatgacttaaaattgacacaaactgaaaggtttaagctttgtaactttcaaatatggacctTTCCCAATAAcactatacatgtttagaaaggcccatttcagaactttcaaacagtataacatttatatggtttcgtaattcatggttcgaggcagaaaggaaaacattacccctaccccttatattaaaatttgttgaaaaaatgactgaaaattgacacaaactgaaaggtttaagctttgtaactttcaaatatggacttttccaataaaactatacatttttggaaaggccaatttcagagctttcaaacagtataacatttatatggtttcgtaattcatggttccaGGCAGAAAggaaaacattacccctaccccttatattataatttggttaaaaaatcacttaaaattgacacaaactgaaaggcataagctttgtaacttttaaatatggacttttcccaataaaactatacatgtttgaaaggcccatttcagagcttttaaatggtataacatttatatggttttgtaattcatggttcaaggcagaaagggaaacattaccctaccccttatattaaaatttggttgaaaaaatgacttaaaattgacacaaactgaaaggtttaagctttgtaactttcaaatatggacttttcccaataaaactatacatgtttggaaaggccaatttcagagctttcaaagggtataacatttatatggtttcgtaattcatggttcgaggcagaaggGAAACactacccctaccccatatgttgtaatttcgtccttaaaaaaatgacttaaaatttacacaaactgaaaggcataagctttgtaactttaaatatggacttttcccaataaaactatacatgtttagaaaggcccatttcagagctttcaaacagtataacatttatatggtttcgtaattcatggttcgaggcagaaagggaaacattacccctaccccatatgttgtaatttcgttcttaaaaaatcacttaaaatcgacacaaaccgaaaggtttaagctttgtaacttttaaatatgcaacttttccccataaatctatatatttttagaaaggtctgatgcagcactttcaaaaatgtaacatttttatggtttcatcgctcatgattcgaaacagaaagggaaacattacccctaccccttatgttacacacggatatgtggcataccgcgtaataagaaaacaagctcatgcacccactaaatctcaagacacatacttttaatcttgtttttcttgtttattgcactgagttcttccaaaaaatatataaataccttatgaaaaattgtttggaggaacgggaacttaattattgggtgtgaaatttagcaaattttacgatttacggccaatggccgatataaagtctaatcgacgttcgaatattaattaatccctattaagttatatatcaatgaaaaggccatgatcttggctttctaaaaatgtaacgtttatatattttattgtttctgtttccgtcgagcggtagatacgtgacccctaccccattgttgaaatccaagatggcggccaagatggcggcaaagatggcgccaaatgaacccatgggacacgatttgattttgggaacatcaaaattcattaaatatagaccctaaggattacaaaaatgtaggttaaaaaaatacatccatggggtgcatgggaaccctaccttccgactagactactACTAACTCTAGTCATATGTCCGCGGTAAGCAATTACCGATCTCTTTTACTTATTGAGATGATCAACTGACTTACCTTCAGTCTTCGGGTAGCTGGTCTGGTTCTCTTCTTCCGCATCTGATGAAGAAGTTGAACTACCACTACAAATGTTACCACCGTGGTCCGCGTGAAACGGCTGAAGTTGCCCTTGTACATTGCTGGTCAACACCACCGTTGCATGCCATGGCTCAGAACTTGACTTGTTTGTCTGTAGAATCTGAGAACTATGTAGAATCTGAAAATCTATGTCGCTATTGGCCCCCGATGAACACACTCAAGAAAATCGTAGCACATTTGACTCCTTTTAATTCCTTTGAAActgtatatacacacatacagactcaATACAGAGTGTATACACAATACAGAATATGGAGTTCAAAACACGGCATACGTCACACGGCATACGGCATATGTCATACGAAGTACGAAATACGGTACTGAATagtaaagaaaagaaaattacatggcaaataaatttgtgcttAAATGAACGAAATTACATGGCAGGTAacttaaaatgaacaaattacaAAGAATTCACTTCAAGTAGCTTTAAgacttttgtaattttcactGGAAACTAAATTGGGTCTACGATACTGTTGTCTACCGACAGCCATTCTGTATACGTACATATAAATGCCATGATTCGCACAAAGAACAACGTCCGTCGACCTGAACACTTGAAGGAAGAAAAAGTTATACAGGAAAAGCGCTCTTACTTACCTCAAGTTGTGACACTTTCGGGGCACGATAGCCCTTTGTACGTGTGCGCACGGCAAAGGACGGAAATCTTGACACCGAACACAGTGTAACGAGAGTCTACACACTCAAATTTACCGAGATGGTCTGAACTGCCTAAATTCAAACTCGGCTGTATAAAGGGAGGAGCTAATTTACATGTTCAGCGTAACACCTGCACAAAGCCAAACGCCTGATATGCGGGAGAGAATTCACACCTGCACTACACTTAAACACAAAGGGAacttgcacacacacacacacacacccacctacctacacacacacacacacacacacacacacacacacacacacacacactcctGCAcaccagtgtgcgaaattaagagaaaatagcttcaggtcataagggcctgcaccaagccaaagcttcaggtccttacagaaaactgtcGGTCCTAAATgaatgcagttgttaacgaccattaaagtcaacttctccaccatACTATGCTTTTATatgttgtattattttatttttcatgtccttttatcaatagagtcagtagGTATTCACTCAAAAGGgctattgttcacatagattggAGAATAGTGTAAGTtaatgatcatgaatcattcatctacatgatctggaatttgaaaaagatcacagccctcatcttcgtCATTGTTATGTGCACacatttatttatcaatgttttccaccatgggggaggggggggggggggctatgaGACTAgcaggagaatttgacatttttttctagccatgtcaaatcccccactctcggactataaaatgatgtcaaataccCAGGGGCCTGGGAATAAtggctcatgcactggctacatgtggctgatgaaagcgagaaaattgtctctcatgactttctatggggaatggtgttctctacattgctgtgtacaaatgtacactacaccagggcatgtgatattgtgatttgaaaatggttggcgagctgaaaatcacttctgaaattagccaacgcgagtggtagaagagtgagtgaataacttagtaccttgaaaacatcaaaag contains the following coding sequences:
- the LOC139130279 gene encoding uncharacterized protein, producing the protein MPKREVLSFDGDPVSYPVFSKNFEVNVEQKVTDYNTRLAYLIQHCTGPAKEAIKNCIILPLDQGYKEAKRILHQNFWQKHLIVRATIDKVLKGPQLKGFETDKLLQLACNMKSCNLSPFQINYRADINAMGTLGKKSSSAYQHISKLIGQRKCPSSLQTPGDAPNSSNGASGTSYCGTVQTSRPHISLQVVPVRVSKPKGGPKIETYAFLDSGSYTKICLDSLVDRLELNGKSVNYTLSTLNDEKRKRGYKCSLM